The Alicyclobacillus macrosporangiidus CPP55 genome segment ACGCCATCCATGACACCGCTCCGCACGAGTTCCACAGCTCCGCCAGGATGTGACTCTTCCGCGTGCTGGAATACAAATCGAACTTCCCCTGCCAGATATGTGCGCAATTGAGTTAGAACACGGGCCACCCCAAGCAGAATGGCCGTGTGCCCATCGTGTCCGCACGCGTGCATGACGCCGTGCTTCGTGGAGGCAAAGTCCAAACCCGTCTCCTCTACAATTGGCAATGCATCCATATCCGCCCGCAAAGCCAGCGTTTTCCCGGGGCGTACACCTACCAGCCGTGCCACGACACTGGTCTTTGTGGGACGGGAAACCTCCATGTCTCCAAACGTTAACAAGGTGTCATACACAAACTGGGACGTGTTCACCTCTTGAAAGGACAGTTCGGGATTCGCGTGTAAAAATCGCCGCCATTTTACAACATCCTCATACACACTTTGGACGAGTGTATTGACTTGCTCCGATATGTTCATAACCCCTGTCTTTCCTCTCTCTCTTTGTTCGTGGCCAGAGAACAAGTAACGGACAAACTCTCTCGTGAACTCCCCCCTACTATTTTGGCGTTATATAGTCGCTAATTTAGCGCTAGTATACATCAAATTTTTCGGATCATCAACTACGTTTCAGTGTTCACACATGTACAAACACAGGGCCTCGGATTTCGGCGGGCGGCCAACGCTAATACGTCGCTCGTTAGATGGGGAATGCGAACGGCCGATTGATCTCAGACTACATTTGAAATCACGTGAGGCTGACCGGCAGCGACAAATCGACACGTCGGGTATTCCCGAATATGGGTATCCCGTCAGTTCAGTAACGGTGCTTGGCCCAGCAACGCATGTTTGTAATAAGCAATTGGACCATTCACCCTGGAAATGGAGTTGCACCGATACGTGTACTCACTCAGATAGACTTGCAGATGCTTGCACGTACTACCGCAATGAGGACATGCGATGTTCTGCACCTTTGTTTCTCCCTTCTGGTTGTTCTTTACTTATCGAGAAGCGCGCAATGCACTCATCGATCCGTCTTTGCCGCTCCAACCATTCCTCCCCGCCCTCAAAAAGGGCCAGGTCCGCCTTGTCGAGAGACGACAGCCAGGCTATACGACGACGGCGCTTTTTCAACTGGAACTTAATCGTCCACCGCAACAACAGCGCCCAAATCAACACGGCGGCCCGGGGCCAAGGAAGCGGGAACCAGATGATGTACAGTGTCCAGAAAGCGTAGTAAGAATACTTCCTGCCCTTCACCTTGACTTTGGCCAACCACCCGTCAAGGTCGTACCACTTGAAGCCGCCAAAGATAAGAAACCCGGCAATCACAACGATGTACCCGGCAGGCACGATTCCGAAAGCAATTGCCCCGGGTGCCCACCACGGAACCATCTTCCGGATGTGCAAGAAGAAATGCGCTTCGGCATGGGAGTACGGAATGAGCAAGTACGCACGACGGAGCATGTCCCACAGTCCGCTCATTTTCCCGCCTCCTTCTTACCTCCGGTCATCACCCGGAAACGAGTCTTTCGGATATCCTGCCCAGCAAATGACGCTTCTCGTTCGTGATACGCTTGAGACGCGAGTCTATCATCCCGGAGCCGAACCGCGTTTTTGTAAATTTCCCACTCTGCGTATGAAAGACCTCTTTTTACCCATTCATGTCTTTCAGAATCCATGAGCAGCAACAAATGACCGAACCAATTGACGGCAATAACAATCAACCAGAACAGAGCCACCGGCGCGAAAAAGATAAGAAACAAAATCTCCGTACCTGTATGCGGAAGGGCGAACCACAAGGCATAGAGCCCGATAAATGCGTAAATGGACAGCAATGTAGGACCGCTGAAGGTGTAGTCTGCATCACCATAGATTGCTTGGATGTGTCGATCGGGGTAATCTAACACCCAAGGGATAATGCCAGCATAGATCGCCAACACCCCTGGGACCCACCAATGCACAGCATTGTGCACATGGATGAACCACTGACCTAGGTGCATGGTAAGAACCCCCTTCCGTTATCCAAAACATAGCATCTTTTAGCCAGGGGCGTTGGCGAAACCGTGACTGAATTTAGCGCTTATACATGATCGCGTTGCGTGCGTCGCTCAAAAATGCGTTCGTCTTAGCCACTCGTGCTTTGTGTGGATCCTTGGGAGGATCGAGTTTCAGTTTCCCAGCCGACACCGCCTGTTTTGCTTTAGCATCCAATTGCGCCGGCCGGTACGCGGTGAACGCCTGCCGATACGCCAGCTGTGCCTCGGGAGAGAAACGTCCCTGTCCAGGCAGGTGTCTTCCCTCCTCCCAAAGTTGCTGCGCCTGTTGCAGCGTTTGTTGTGCGGCTTCATGGGACATTCCGGAATTTTTCAACGCCTGAATAAACCTAGTGCTGGCCTCGTTGTATGTTGTCTCAGCCGGTGTCAATCCCTGAAAAACCTTATGTTCCGGGTCGTACATCGCACTGATACCCGGCAAGCGCCCCACCAGTTCGTTGTGTTCAGCTATCTCTCGCATGTGTGCTCGCAGAGCTTGCAGCCTTTCGGTTCTGTTGTGCCTGTTCACAAGATGACGTTGAGCCAGATGAGAGGCAGCGTTGGCCGTTGCTGTGACAACTCCTCCGATAAGCGGCTTGTCGCCAAGAGTATTTTTCAGCCCTTCGGCAGCCTTTCCAGTCGCGCTGGCGACAGCTTCTCCAACGTGCCCCGATACGCCGCCTTTATTCTGAAACCCTTTCCAGCGCGTGCTAAGATACGTTCCGAAATGACTTCCGGCAAACGCCCTTCGTACCCCTTGAACAGTCGCTCCGATCTCGGATGCGGTGCGGGAGCGTCCGACAGACACAAGACCACCCCGGCCCGACCTTCCGGATCCGGCACCGCCGCGTCCCATGCCGCCGCCTCCGGCGATTTCCGTTCCACCCGCAGCTGCAGCTTCTAAACCGACGCCTCCGTTTTGCAAGACATCTCCGGTGGTGCTGAGTTTGTTTCCCATGGCGATATCTTCTGCCGAGGCCCCGGCCTTGATTGCCCCGGCATGGACTTCACCATAGTTCTTAATCGCCTCTTCCGCCTTCTCGCGGAACAAACGGTTGTCAGCCTTGTGCAGAACTTTCCCGACCGTCTTCTTCGCGGTCCATGCTCCGCTTTTGACGGCCACCTTACCGCCTATGTCAGCCGCCACCGCCGCCGTTCCCGCCATCGCAAGACTCCCCCACGCCATGCCGTGGTCGGCACCGATCATCGACGCACCGAAGCCCTGCGCGACCATCTCCACGAGCTTTCGCACATACACCGCTGACGCGAGCAACCCAATCGTTCCCGACAATGCGACAAAGACGTCCTCGGTGGTCACGTTCGAGCCGCCGCTTGGACCCGCCACGGCCGTGGAGACCCCAAACACAACCGCTTGTCCAAGCGGAACCGCCATCTGATAGATCCACTCGGTCCACCACATCTTCGCGACCGGCCGCGTTTTGTCGTTGGCGTAAAAGGCCATCGCCAAGGGAAAGAAGACCATCCAGACGTACAGGAACACCTTCCGAAACTCGTACACGACCCACACAATGAACGCCAACAGCGCCTGAAACAAGTTCACGATGGAGTTGAGCAAGGCCTGGTCTCCGCTCACGTTAAACGCAGACCAATGCGGCAGAGGATTGAGCGTAAGAAAATACAGGCTTGGGTAGAAGAAGATCTGTGTGATGAGCAGCGCCAGGTGTTCACCCTGCCACATCAAAAGCGAAGTGAGGATCAAGCTCATGATCCCGTTTTTGAGCCTTTCCCGCTGGACCGAACTCTCGACCGCGCCGGAGACCTGCATCGCCAGCAGATAAATCGACACCGCGAAAAACGCCCAACCGAACACCCAGAACGTGTACGCGAAAGGCTGCAAACTCTGGACAGCTTTCGCGTCCATCACATCCGAAAAATTCCCGCCCCCCCACACGGGGGCATTCTTCGGGTCCGTGAAGTAACCACTCAGGATGACGTTTCCCATCACGTTCGAAGTCAGGTTGCTCTGCGCGGCTACGGTGTGATCGAGCAACGACTGAATGCCATTCGCCAGCGCGTTGATGAGATTAGCGATGAGTGAAGCGAACCAGTTCATGCGAGCAGCAACCCCCTTTGCAAGGCCTGCTCGTAATCCGACTTCACGTACCGGGTGGTGAAAAGATCAAATTCGTCCGCGAAGGTGGTCATCTGGTTGTAGAACACCTCGCCGCCGACCCACCACCGCGCCTGGCCATCCCGGTAACCGACGAGCTCGTTGAACTCATGCTCCTCCAGCCCAAACGTCTCCATCACGGCTTCTTTGTCCAGCTTGTTCTGGCGCAAGAGGACTTTGGTATCGCTGTTCTGGACAATCGCCCGGCCGTGCGGACTCTCGGCGAACTTGCGGAAATCCTGGCTAGCCGCGACAGCTGAGCCTGAACGTTTACGGATGCGCCGGAACACGTCTTCCAGAAATAACGCATGATCCTCGTTTTCGAGCATCTTTTGTGCCTCGTCGATGACGACGCGCTTTTTCACGTGGACGTTTTTCTTCACGAATTTTTCAACGACCCACTCCAGAATCACCTGCATGCCGAGCTTGCGGGCCAAGGACTTTTCCGAGAGGCTCGACAGGTCGAAACTAATGATCGGCACGTCTTGCAGTTCGACGTTGGAATAGCAGTCGAACATCCCCTCTGTGCCGCCTTCCTTGAACCGACGCAGGCGCATCACCAGCTCTTCCAAGCGCGGATCGTTTTGGGCCCGCTGTTCCAATTTGCTGAAGAAGTCGGAGAACCGCGGTTGACGGCGTTTCACGCGCCGGACCAACCGGTCTCCCTTGGCGTTGCGCTCCCAGGTTTCCTTTCTTTCGTACAGCGACTCGGGATCTGACGTGAACCCGAAATCCTTCTCGTACATCTCCTGAAGAAGATTGTTTATCGCGTTTGTCGTGTACGCGTCCAGCCTGTCCCCTTCAGAGTGAAGATGCGCCATGCTCATGATGAGCCGTTCCATGTCGCTGATTTTTTCCTTGACGTCCACGAACCGTTCCACCCGCCCGTCCGGTTTCTTTTCCTCTTCCTCCTCCAGTTCGAACGGGTTGAATTTGTACGGTGAGCGCTCGTCGATACGGATCACCACGCCCCCTATCGCCTGGACCATGGCTGTGTACTCGCCTTCGTAATCGACGATGACATGCCGTATCCCGAATGCCGCGGATCTGGACGTAAGTCCTTTAACGAGAAAGCTCTTGCCCGCACCTGCCATACCGATGATAAGCATGTTGGCGTTGACGAGCCCTTTGTGCCAAGCGTCATACCGGTTCAGGTGCCCCGTTGACCAGTCAATCCCGATGGGCACGCCGTACTCATGGCTGAAATGGGAGTTGGTGAAGGGGAACGCGTTAGCCAGGGCGCTGCTTGTCATCTCTATGGGGTGACGCAGCACATTCTCTCCAATTGGAGCCACCGAACGGAACCCAAGATCGTGCTCTTTGTACGCCTCGCGGATGAGAAAGCCCTCAAAACCCTCACGTTCAATCCGTTCGCACGCCGCCAAAAACTCTTCCCGGTCGGGTGAACTGACAGCAAAGATAATCGTTACGTAGAAAAGTCGCTCGATTCCCAAACGCAGCTCCTCGCGCTCCTTCTCCAGGAGTTGATATTCCTGCTGGAGGAACGCGATCTGCTTGTTTGTACCCGCCTTTTGCTCGGCCAGGATTTCCGCCTCAATCTTGGTCATGAGCTTGGTTCGCTTCGACATCGCGAGGGCGGAATCCGCCGGTTCGACATGCATGGTGATATGCACGTCCGCGCCCACGTGGAAAAACCGATTCAGATACCCGAAGTGAACCGTGGAGGGCAGGCCCGTCACGTAATACGTCTTGGTGTACCCGCTTGGAGAGACGTAGATTTCACTCGCGTGAACCTCTATTCCGTCCGCGACCGTCATGAGATCGTGAAGTGTCGGGGCGTGCTCGCCGATCACGCTCGGATCGTCTTGGTACACGCGTTTTGTCGGCTTCTTATTGCGCTTTATGAATCCGATCAAGGTCGTTCACCTCCACATCCGCGCCATCAACCCGCAGCGCGTGTGTCCTACGTCGTACGGCGTCCCTGTAGCGCTGGCTAACAGCTCTCTCCCGGTTCCAGAAGTTCTGAACCGCCTCCACCACCTGGATGGGTTCGAGCACTTCGTACGGAAGCCCCATACTCGAGAGGCCAGCTTCCACAAACGCCTGTTCACGTTCCAGCCTTTCTAACTGGAGCCGTTCCTCTTCTCCGCCGACCTTTGGTAGCACGCCCACCACGATGAGATTCTCGCGGTCGGTGCGGGGCTTTTGCGCCTCGTCGCGCAGATACTCCTTTAAGGCCTCCGCGTAACTGGCAAACGTGGCATTGTCGTATGCTTTCACGGTGTCATCGATCACGGACTCGGCATATTTCACGAAGTCCGTGTAATTTGCCCGCCGGGCCTGAACGGAAATCTGAAACGGGTTGTCCAGGCGTTTGAGCATCTCTTTGAAGCGATCCCGGGTAGCCGCAATCTCCTCCATCGACATCGCGTACAGATTCATGTCGCCGACACGGATGAGCTTGCGGAACCGTCCGTTGACCACCACCGCGCCGGACTCGTGGAACCGCTCAATCGGCAGAAACTCCTGTAAAGACGGCGTGACCCTTCGCTTACTCCGACTCTTGGGTCCGTCTTGTTTGCGGCGGTCAAAAACGATGAGCACCACCAGCGTCAGGACCACCAACACTGCAATGCCTGCAAGTTTCACGGTTTCTTCGCCCACCTTTCCTCCGCGCGCCGCCGGTGAACCCGGATCCGGTACTCCCGGTCGTAAAGCACGACCTTGGGGCGTCTGGCATACCGTATGGTCAACCACAACCACTCCGCCAAAGGTCGGTCGGATACCGGCATCAATGCGAACAGTAATCCCACGCCGGCCCCGATAAAGAGCGCGACAAACTTTGGTTCGTGCACGAGCGGCAAGACAAACAGCAGCAGGACCATAATTGGGGTCGAGACGCCGACCCCAATTAGGAAATGGAACACATGCTTGGTCCGAATCCCGAAGACAATGTTCTCGCCTTCGGTGAGAGGAATTGGAGAGTGCACTTCGAGCACCTAAACCACCCACCCCTCAGTGAAAGCTT includes the following:
- a CDS encoding VirB4 family type IV secretion system protein, whose protein sequence is MGADVHITMHVEPADSALAMSKRTKLMTKIEAEILAEQKAGTNKQIAFLQQEYQLLEKEREELRLGIERLFYVTIIFAVSSPDREEFLAACERIEREGFEGFLIREAYKEHDLGFRSVAPIGENVLRHPIEMTSSALANAFPFTNSHFSHEYGVPIGIDWSTGHLNRYDAWHKGLVNANMLIIGMAGAGKSFLVKGLTSRSAAFGIRHVIVDYEGEYTAMVQAIGGVVIRIDERSPYKFNPFELEEEEEKKPDGRVERFVDVKEKISDMERLIMSMAHLHSEGDRLDAYTTNAINNLLQEMYEKDFGFTSDPESLYERKETWERNAKGDRLVRRVKRRQPRFSDFFSKLEQRAQNDPRLEELVMRLRRFKEGGTEGMFDCYSNVELQDVPIISFDLSSLSEKSLARKLGMQVILEWVVEKFVKKNVHVKKRVVIDEAQKMLENEDHALFLEDVFRRIRKRSGSAVAASQDFRKFAESPHGRAIVQNSDTKVLLRQNKLDKEAVMETFGLEEHEFNELVGYRDGQARWWVGGEVFYNQMTTFADEFDLFTTRYVKSDYEQALQRGLLLA